The Candidatus Bathyarchaeia archaeon genome has a segment encoding these proteins:
- a CDS encoding AAA family ATPase, with amino-acid sequence MSAAQELEQLALKYAEQAVMLDRQGKKEMAIEAYQKAIDSLLKIAKINPSCELNKIYLQRAEAYKRRVAALKSSLHLSPATAEDTGEGRTRFEDLIIREPPKVTWDDVVGLEDAKRAIREAIVYPSLRPDLFPLGWPRGILLFGPPGCGKTLLAAAVANEISAKFIPVDAACIMSKWLGEAEQNVARLFNLARREANTSSVIIFIDEIDSLIGARRFEVGGEIRVRNQFLKEMDGILDKKNPLKVYVIGATNKPWDLDPPFIRRFQKRIYVPPPDYKQRLETFKLYTKPLKLASDVDLERLALLTEGFSGSDIMDVCQSVQLKVNSEIFENCVDYSKAEPRPISMKDFLDVLKMRKPSVSKDMLVQYEKWFNEFKAL; translated from the coding sequence ATGAGCGCAGCTCAGGAGCTGGAGCAGCTGGCGCTAAAATACGCTGAGCAGGCGGTGATGCTTGATCGACAGGGTAAGAAGGAGATGGCTATCGAGGCTTATCAAAAGGCCATAGATAGCTTGCTGAAAATAGCGAAGATAAATCCAAGCTGCGAGCTGAACAAAATATATCTGCAGAGGGCTGAGGCATATAAAAGAAGAGTTGCTGCGCTCAAGTCCTCCCTACACTTAAGTCCAGCAACAGCCGAAGACACCGGCGAAGGAAGAACACGCTTCGAAGATCTCATTATAAGGGAGCCGCCCAAAGTCACTTGGGACGATGTGGTTGGGCTTGAGGACGCGAAAAGGGCGATTAGAGAAGCCATAGTTTATCCATCACTTAGGCCAGACCTATTCCCACTTGGTTGGCCTAGAGGGATCTTGCTTTTCGGGCCTCCTGGATGTGGGAAGACGCTTTTAGCCGCAGCTGTTGCGAACGAGATTAGCGCTAAATTCATACCTGTTGATGCGGCGTGCATAATGTCCAAGTGGCTTGGTGAAGCTGAACAGAATGTTGCTAGGCTATTCAATCTAGCTAGGAGGGAGGCAAACACCTCGTCAGTGATAATCTTTATTGATGAGATCGATTCGTTGATAGGGGCTCGGCGGTTTGAGGTTGGCGGCGAGATAAGGGTTAGAAATCAATTTCTCAAGGAGATGGACGGCATATTAGACAAGAAAAATCCGCTTAAAGTTTACGTTATCGGCGCGACGAATAAACCCTGGGATCTGGATCCCCCATTTATAAGGAGGTTTCAAAAAAGGATTTATGTGCCTCCCCCAGACTATAAGCAGCGTCTAGAAACCTTCAAGCTCTACACGAAGCCTCTGAAATTGGCGTCTGATGTGGACTTAGAGAGGCTGGCGCTTCTCACCGAAGGTTTTTCTGGAAGCGATATTATGGATGTTTGTCAGTCAGTTCAACTCAAAGTAAACAGTGAAATATTTGAAAACTGCGTAGATTATAGTAAGGCTGAACCTAGGCCGATATCTATGAAAGATTTCCTAGACGTTCTAAAGATGAGAAAACCAAGCGTGTCTAAAGATATGCTGGTTCAATACGAGAAATGGTTTAACGAGTTTAAAGCCCTATAA